In Rhizobium lusitanum, a genomic segment contains:
- a CDS encoding response regulator transcription factor has protein sequence MKVLIIEDDPLHRSYLNEAVRAALPECETVLEAENGNAGERLARDFRSAHVVMDLQMSPRNGIEAARTIWKERPETRILFWSNYSDEAYVRGVSRIVPEGAVYGYVLKSASDDRLRLALRSIFIESQCVIDREVRGMQQKSLGNANAFTEAEYEILIDIALGLTDRAIAQRRNLSVRSVQNRLQQLYEKLDVYQSIGGEADGGRFNLRARAVAVAFLRKLLNHSALERAEADLAYWLGRQSVVASGGRLLSPE, from the coding sequence ATGAAGGTGCTGATCATCGAGGACGATCCGCTTCACCGTTCCTATCTCAACGAAGCCGTCCGCGCCGCTCTTCCCGAATGCGAAACCGTGCTGGAAGCGGAAAACGGCAATGCCGGCGAGCGGCTGGCGCGCGATTTCAGATCGGCCCATGTCGTCATGGACCTGCAGATGAGCCCGCGAAACGGCATCGAGGCGGCGCGAACCATCTGGAAAGAACGGCCCGAGACACGCATCCTGTTCTGGTCGAATTATTCCGACGAGGCTTACGTTCGCGGCGTGTCGCGGATCGTGCCGGAGGGTGCCGTCTACGGCTATGTGCTGAAATCGGCTTCGGACGATCGACTGAGGCTGGCGCTGCGCAGCATCTTCATTGAAAGCCAATGTGTGATCGACCGCGAAGTGCGCGGCATGCAGCAGAAGAGCCTTGGAAATGCCAATGCCTTCACAGAGGCCGAATACGAGATTCTCATCGATATTGCCCTTGGACTGACTGACCGGGCTATCGCGCAGAGGCGCAATCTATCGGTGCGCAGCGTGCAAAACCGGCTGCAGCAGCTCTATGAGAAACTCGATGTCTATCAGTCCATCGGCGGCGAGGCTGATGGTGGGCGATTCAATCTTCGGGCGCGGGCCGTGGCCGTGGCGTTTCTGCGTAAACTGCTGAACCATAGCGCTCTTGAGCGGGCCGAGGCCGATCTGGCGTATTGGCTTGGTCGGCAAAGCGTCGTCGCATCTGGAGGCCGGCTGCTCTCTCCTGAGTGA
- a CDS encoding SMc00767 family acetate metabolism repressor: MASIARVRERAEEQSSSLSPDQQNTIRMLANDLHRLNHSVMKAVEAGVSVELVRSARHHGGDGNWGDLLLPVVMARSRQGEI, translated from the coding sequence ATGGCTTCCATCGCACGCGTCCGCGAACGCGCGGAAGAACAATCGTCAAGCCTGTCGCCGGATCAGCAAAACACGATCCGCATGCTCGCAAACGATCTGCACCGCCTCAACCATTCGGTCATGAAGGCCGTCGAGGCCGGCGTCTCGGTCGAGCTGGTCCGCTCGGCCCGCCATCACGGTGGCGACGGCAACTGGGGCGATCTGCTGCTCCCGGTCGTCATGGCCCGCAGCCGTCAGGGAGAGATCTGA
- the aceA gene encoding isocitrate lyase has protein sequence MEEIVTEFDKLIRNIPTGRFDGIERPYSAADVKRLRGSVELRYSLAEMGANRLWQLLHSEDFVNALGALSGNQAMQMVRAGLKAIYLSGWQVAADANTASAMYPDQSLYPANAGPELAKRINRTLQRADQIETSEDKGLSVDSWFAPIVADAEAGFGGPLNAFEIMKAYIEAGVAGVHFEDQLASEKKCGHLGGKVLIPTAAHIRNLDAARLAADVMGVPTLVIARTDAEAAKLLTSDIDERDRPFVDYDAGRTIEGFYQVRNGIEPCIARAVAYAPHCDLIWCETSKPDLEQARRFAEGVHRHHPDKLLAYNCSPSFNWRKNLDEATIAKFQRELGAMGYKFQFITLAGFHQLNFGMFELARGYKERQMAAYSELQETEFAAEKNGYTATKHQREVGTGYFDAVSLAISGGLSSTTAMKASTEHEQFRPAAE, from the coding sequence ATGGAGGAAATCGTGACAGAATTTGACAAGTTGATACGCAATATTCCGACCGGTCGTTTTGACGGCATCGAGCGTCCCTATTCCGCCGCCGATGTGAAGCGGCTGCGCGGTTCCGTGGAGCTTCGCTATTCACTGGCCGAGATGGGCGCGAACCGGCTTTGGCAACTTCTGCATAGCGAGGATTTCGTCAATGCGCTCGGCGCGCTCTCCGGCAATCAGGCCATGCAGATGGTTCGCGCTGGCCTGAAGGCGATCTATCTCTCCGGCTGGCAGGTTGCGGCCGACGCCAACACGGCGTCCGCCATGTATCCGGATCAATCGCTCTATCCGGCCAATGCCGGGCCGGAGCTTGCCAAGCGCATCAACCGCACGCTGCAGCGCGCCGACCAGATCGAGACCTCTGAAGACAAGGGGCTTTCCGTCGACAGCTGGTTCGCTCCGATCGTTGCCGATGCTGAAGCCGGTTTCGGTGGACCGCTCAACGCCTTCGAGATCATGAAGGCGTATATCGAAGCCGGCGTCGCAGGCGTTCATTTCGAGGATCAGCTCGCCTCGGAAAAGAAATGCGGCCATCTCGGCGGCAAGGTGCTGATCCCAACCGCTGCGCATATCCGCAACCTTGATGCCGCCCGGCTGGCGGCCGACGTCATGGGTGTGCCGACACTGGTCATTGCCCGCACCGACGCCGAGGCCGCAAAGCTGCTGACCTCGGATATCGACGAGCGCGACCGGCCCTTCGTCGATTATGATGCAGGACGCACGATCGAAGGCTTCTATCAGGTGCGCAACGGCATCGAGCCCTGCATCGCCCGTGCTGTCGCCTATGCGCCGCATTGCGATCTCATCTGGTGCGAAACGTCGAAGCCCGATCTGGAGCAGGCCCGGCGCTTTGCCGAAGGCGTCCACAGGCATCATCCGGATAAGCTTCTTGCCTATAATTGCTCGCCGTCCTTCAACTGGCGGAAAAACCTGGACGAGGCGACGATCGCCAAGTTCCAGCGCGAGCTTGGTGCCATGGGCTACAAGTTCCAGTTCATCACGCTTGCCGGCTTCCACCAGCTCAATTTCGGCATGTTCGAACTGGCGCGTGGCTACAAGGAGCGGCAGATGGCGGCCTATTCCGAACTGCAGGAAACGGAATTCGCCGCCGAAAAAAATGGCTACACCGCCACCAAACATCAGCGCGAAGTCGGCACCGGCTATTTCGACGCCGTGTCGCTCGCCATCAGTGGCGGTCTTTCATCAACCACCGCCATGAAAGCATCGACCGAGCACGAACAGTTTCGGCCAGCCGCCGAATAA
- a CDS encoding GAF domain-containing sensor histidine kinase, whose translation MLEPRSVFDHYLRISRLLAGQLDFHSVIRSVAAEISHVIPYDHFDVCIIMVDEKYHIAYESGLETDWGKRHPAPVSDSPIRALLLGEVDHLLTDDACSDPRFHFEGAFSHPIISQSLRGRLHVPLKVQGAVIGALSCSSHQAGSYGRQDVVNARAIADLLAPYFFAIRAAEQAKRSAIVEAEARAREEGLRLGALKLTEALETERQRIGMDLHDQTLADLTRLSRRMERLAHMPDVTGEALEPLFRGLQQCMHDLRQIIEEAKPSVLQLFGFAQAVENHLERSIQESGAGVEWKLTDETNGAIDCLEQSVSIALFRIAQEAINNAVRHAQASRILVRLGAVGGTLTIEIDDDGIGLIHSRKSSGGGIENMKTRARLISARFSARAVSPKGGTCVSVTLAGRPLAAGGAA comes from the coding sequence ATGTTAGAGCCTCGGTCGGTGTTCGACCATTACCTCCGCATTTCCAGGCTCCTGGCCGGGCAACTCGATTTTCATTCGGTCATCCGCTCCGTCGCTGCCGAGATCAGCCATGTCATCCCCTACGATCACTTTGATGTCTGCATCATCATGGTGGATGAGAAATATCACATTGCCTATGAGAGCGGCCTCGAGACCGATTGGGGCAAGCGGCATCCGGCTCCGGTCAGTGACAGCCCCATCCGTGCGCTTCTCTTGGGCGAGGTCGATCATCTATTGACCGATGACGCCTGCAGCGATCCGAGGTTTCACTTCGAAGGCGCATTCTCGCATCCGATCATCAGCCAATCGTTAAGGGGCCGCCTGCATGTTCCTCTGAAGGTCCAGGGTGCCGTGATCGGGGCTCTAAGCTGCTCCAGTCACCAGGCCGGATCCTACGGGAGACAGGATGTGGTGAATGCGCGCGCCATTGCCGATCTGCTGGCGCCGTATTTCTTCGCCATCCGGGCCGCCGAGCAGGCAAAGCGGTCGGCGATTGTCGAGGCGGAAGCGCGAGCCCGGGAGGAGGGGTTGCGGTTGGGTGCGCTGAAGCTGACCGAGGCACTGGAGACTGAGCGCCAGCGTATCGGCATGGATCTACACGATCAGACCTTGGCCGATCTCACGCGCCTGTCGCGGCGAATGGAGCGGCTGGCGCATATGCCCGATGTCACCGGTGAAGCGCTCGAGCCCCTGTTTCGCGGATTGCAGCAATGCATGCACGATCTGCGCCAGATCATCGAAGAGGCCAAGCCCTCGGTCCTCCAGCTGTTTGGCTTTGCCCAGGCGGTCGAAAATCATCTGGAGCGATCGATCCAGGAAAGCGGCGCCGGCGTAGAGTGGAAACTGACAGACGAGACCAACGGCGCCATCGATTGTCTGGAGCAATCCGTCAGTATCGCCTTGTTCCGCATTGCGCAGGAGGCGATCAACAATGCTGTGCGCCATGCGCAGGCGAGCCGCATTCTGGTTCGTCTCGGGGCAGTCGGCGGCACCCTGACCATAGAGATCGACGATGATGGTATCGGCTTGATCCACTCCCGCAAATCATCGGGAGGCGGCATCGAGAATATGAAAACCCGGGCACGGTTGATTTCGGCGCGCTTCTCCGCCAGGGCCGTAAGCCCTAAGGGTGGAACCTGCGTGAGCGTCACCCTGGCCGGCCGGCCGCTGGCGGCGGGAGGTGCGGCATGA